In one window of Candidatus Methanomethylophilaceae archaeon DNA:
- a CDS encoding sel1 repeat family protein yields the protein MSGTDDTHQHPEALATIDIMGVCVSRDVFGLKDDREFLIGKYVRLSMPYFLDEEELDEDKLATESMLTGKKFIKRLKLDELNKRYRYLKTSGSDWVLIDLRALSYGLYAVNYGGETHYIMKERLTQQEICSAIEKRGYAVESIEEMEFEDAPNLNEMIDATCDFVKKRYGDKIILLEIRDGILRMDRAGRTAPMQREIIENRRREIERYTLLFKEKLGCRCIRMPAENICDGAHKWGYNPAHFVQEYYDYAFACIEDIVKGVPDLDRALDRRYMEFCAQLDAMRIGAMVSRNNGVKRVKRNLVTKKYDAALELASTLKNKANNPALEYELEGMIGRIWFEREDGNADAEEAEAHMREAAKGGISWCETYLLRILIDKGELDEMAEKAEEYAMKGNCEAMGYLGRAYRDGLGVDKDLDKAKEWMKKSAIRRVKWAKKEYAKLIEADPTS from the coding sequence GTGAGCGGGACTGATGATACCCACCAGCATCCGGAGGCTCTGGCGACGATCGACATCATGGGAGTGTGCGTCAGCCGCGATGTCTTCGGCCTCAAGGATGACCGCGAATTCCTGATCGGAAAATACGTAAGGCTGTCGATGCCCTATTTCCTGGACGAAGAAGAATTGGACGAGGACAAGCTTGCCACCGAGAGCATGCTGACCGGCAAGAAATTCATAAAGCGCTTGAAGCTGGATGAACTCAACAAAAGATACAGGTACCTCAAAACTTCCGGCTCGGATTGGGTTCTGATCGACCTCAGGGCGCTTTCGTACGGATTGTACGCGGTTAATTACGGAGGCGAGACCCACTACATCATGAAGGAAAGGCTGACCCAGCAGGAGATCTGCTCGGCCATAGAGAAAAGGGGCTATGCCGTGGAATCTATCGAAGAGATGGAATTCGAGGATGCCCCCAATCTCAATGAGATGATAGATGCCACGTGCGATTTCGTCAAAAAGAGATACGGCGACAAGATAATCCTCCTCGAAATCAGAGATGGCATCCTTAGGATGGACAGAGCTGGCAGGACTGCGCCCATGCAGAGAGAGATAATCGAGAACAGGCGCAGGGAGATAGAAAGATACACGCTGTTATTCAAGGAAAAGCTGGGATGCCGCTGCATACGCATGCCCGCCGAGAACATCTGCGACGGCGCCCACAAGTGGGGCTACAACCCTGCGCATTTCGTCCAAGAGTACTACGACTATGCCTTCGCATGCATCGAGGACATAGTCAAAGGAGTCCCGGACCTCGACAGAGCGCTGGACAGAAGATACATGGAATTCTGCGCCCAATTGGACGCGATGCGGATCGGCGCCATGGTCTCCAGGAACAATGGGGTCAAGCGCGTGAAAAGAAATCTCGTAACCAAGAAGTACGATGCGGCGCTCGAATTGGCATCGACGCTCAAAAACAAGGCCAACAACCCGGCGCTTGAATACGAACTGGAAGGCATGATCGGACGGATATGGTTCGAAAGGGAAGACGGCAATGCCGATGCGGAGGAAGCCGAGGCCCATATGAGAGAGGCGGCAAAGGGAGGCATATCCTGGTGCGAGACCTATCTCCTCCGCATCCTCATAGACAAGGGCGAATTGGATGAGATGGCCGAGAAAGCCGAGGAATACGCGATGAAAGGCAACTGCGAAGCCATGGGATACCTTGGAAGGGCTTACCGCGACGGGCTGGGCGTGGATAAAGACCTGGACAAAGCGAAAGAGTGGATGAAAAAATCTGCAATAAGAAGAGTCAAATGGGCCAAAAAAGAATATGCCAAGCTCATCGAGGCCGATCCAACTTCCTGA
- a CDS encoding sel1 repeat family protein: protein MDRRGTIEPLWRKEAEFDVLCASGVSEAALILGECGYKVGNLLGISFSDGDISFPEKRSEWIAIDVRSISGDYFEIDRGGIKEHVPCGRFGFEEPDGSVGRIGFNSIPGLDNRLDRICQAIKRSYGEKAVAIDLRDPLYSIGKDGDVKYLGDPDEDAIESANECLLGFVDSLGCFCVRTPTNILGSDSGRYAPEFLGYAESCLDAMVAGGEDARRRMIELGISIGIRMDCMRGESYAFDQDAIRRLDRQWNASNKKDGVDGLMSSAMARYRNARSAEGRGELERRIGSIWKDRKDGKADISKAAEWMRKSAGSGIQSAESDLLDILWREGSDDSLLEMVALARRMTERGNAKAMLILGRAYRDGKGLPQSKSNAIRWLSKASEKIKQAEIELKELEGKAGG from the coding sequence TTGGACAGAAGGGGCACCATCGAACCGCTGTGGCGGAAAGAAGCCGAATTCGACGTGCTGTGCGCATCCGGAGTCAGCGAAGCGGCGCTGATCCTGGGGGAATGCGGATACAAAGTCGGAAACCTGCTGGGCATCTCATTCTCGGATGGCGACATATCTTTCCCGGAAAAACGCTCGGAATGGATAGCCATTGATGTCAGATCGATATCCGGCGACTATTTCGAGATTGACCGCGGAGGCATCAAAGAGCACGTTCCCTGCGGTAGGTTCGGATTCGAAGAGCCTGACGGTTCCGTGGGCAGGATCGGGTTCAACAGCATCCCCGGCCTGGACAACCGTCTGGACCGCATCTGCCAGGCGATAAAACGCTCTTACGGAGAGAAGGCTGTCGCCATTGACCTGAGAGATCCGCTTTACTCCATCGGCAAAGATGGCGATGTAAAATACCTCGGAGATCCCGACGAGGATGCCATAGAGTCGGCGAACGAATGCCTGCTCGGATTCGTGGACAGCCTGGGATGTTTCTGCGTGCGCACCCCAACCAACATATTGGGCTCCGACTCAGGGAGATATGCCCCCGAATTCCTCGGATACGCGGAATCCTGCCTGGACGCTATGGTAGCCGGAGGCGAAGACGCGCGCAGACGGATGATAGAGCTGGGAATCTCTATCGGAATCAGGATGGACTGCATGCGCGGGGAAAGCTACGCATTCGATCAGGACGCGATAAGACGTCTCGACAGGCAGTGGAACGCAAGCAACAAAAAAGATGGCGTCGACGGATTGATGAGCTCAGCCATGGCCAGATACAGGAATGCCAGAAGCGCCGAAGGCAGAGGAGAGCTTGAGCGCCGCATCGGATCCATCTGGAAGGACAGGAAGGACGGCAAAGCCGATATTTCGAAGGCCGCGGAATGGATGAGGAAATCCGCGGGTTCCGGCATCCAAAGCGCCGAAAGCGATCTTTTGGACATACTGTGGAGAGAAGGCTCCGACGATTCCCTGCTGGAGATGGTCGCCTTGGCGCGCAGGATGACCGAAAGAGGGAACGCGAAAGCCATGCTGATCCTCGGAAGGGCATACCGCGACGGGAAAGGTCTCCCCCAAAGCAAAAGCAACGCAATCAGATGGTTGTCGAAAGCCTCCGAGAAAATCAAACAGGCCGAGATCGAGCTAAAAGAGCTTGAAGGAAAGGCTGGAGGATGA
- a CDS encoding sel1 repeat family protein gives MGGKTDGRIVFDVLGGCPDGAMLETMLICDFGIGNIIRAEFEAEPITPPANPSRWLAIDIRSIACDHFEAISEDEDVRYVPCTGSSVRELKMGGAKSVRRIGFADIPALDEYVKDLSSIAQKYGKNVIAFDLRDPAWISTPGRNVVPADDPNSARRNEAEDMLSLMLVDSLGCHCIRTPSNIVGRGKDSDEMPRYGEGFYAYVKDCVKVIASRKPEASRKLRTLGLEIADHMDAARRAPFLSSVSFLESMEKEKESMDDWDEIIGMLRKKMAVAKSEILKAEIEGRIGAAWRERDDGKADLKKAVRLLRKSADSGSIWARRELLSALWAEGSPNSLLEMVSRAYNYSIEGDKDAMEFLGWAYEEGVGLPKNAAESRRWLAKAERKTETISLSE, from the coding sequence ATGGGCGGAAAGACTGACGGGAGAATCGTTTTCGATGTTCTGGGCGGGTGCCCCGACGGGGCGATGCTGGAGACGATGCTCATCTGCGATTTTGGGATAGGGAACATCATAAGAGCCGAATTCGAAGCGGAGCCCATAACGCCGCCCGCGAACCCGTCGAGATGGCTGGCCATCGACATCAGATCCATCGCATGCGACCATTTCGAGGCGATCAGCGAGGACGAAGACGTGAGATACGTGCCGTGCACCGGATCGTCCGTGAGGGAGCTGAAGATGGGCGGAGCCAAATCGGTCCGCAGGATCGGGTTCGCCGACATCCCAGCCCTCGACGAATACGTCAAAGATCTCTCCTCAATCGCGCAAAAGTATGGGAAAAACGTCATAGCCTTCGACCTGAGAGACCCGGCATGGATCTCCACCCCGGGAAGGAACGTGGTTCCCGCTGACGACCCGAATTCCGCGCGCAGGAATGAAGCCGAAGACATGCTCTCCCTGATGCTGGTCGACTCCCTCGGATGCCATTGCATACGCACTCCCTCGAACATAGTCGGCCGCGGAAAAGACAGCGACGAGATGCCGCGCTACGGCGAGGGTTTCTACGCCTACGTCAAAGACTGCGTCAAAGTTATAGCGAGCAGAAAGCCGGAAGCCTCCAGAAAGCTCAGGACGCTGGGATTGGAGATAGCCGACCACATGGACGCGGCCCGCAGAGCCCCGTTCCTGTCTTCGGTCTCATTCCTAGAGAGTATGGAAAAGGAAAAGGAAAGCATGGACGATTGGGACGAGATCATCGGCATGCTCCGCAAAAAGATGGCCGTAGCCAAAAGCGAGATCCTCAAGGCAGAAATCGAGGGACGCATCGGAGCGGCATGGCGCGAGAGGGATGACGGCAAAGCGGACCTGAAGAAAGCCGTCCGCCTGCTCAGGAAATCCGCCGACTCCGGATCGATATGGGCGAGAAGGGAGCTGCTATCCGCGCTGTGGGCGGAAGGTTCCCCCAACTCCCTGCTGGAGATGGTGTCCAGAGCGTATAACTATTCCATAGAGGGGGACAAAGACGCGATGGAATTCCTCGGCTGGGCATACGAAGAGGGCGTGGGGCTGCCCAAGAACGCCGCTGAATCGAGGAGATGGCTCGCCAAAGCGGAACGGAAGACCGAAACCATATCGCTGTCGGAGTGA
- a CDS encoding sel1 repeat family protein, which produces MTDDISKGPAVPERKPPFDVLGVCIGRDVFGVANCNEYEIRKYTRPSLPSFADDERVKESERLGDDDVKGKTRYLRRRKLDDLNRTCEEGLWESGSEWLLLEIRTVSYEYWEARYGGKTHYFLGNTTTEEEMRKAVEKRGLELESLRKVKIDDIPGTSEMVDAACDFIRKRYGNNVILLQQKEALWRMDRFGNVALNRTLEAESMNSTIDKFTRMILRNLGCHFIRIPSDIISDAWQRWGDTPAHYIQEYYDYAYACVDDIVSGIPNLDRSLERRFMEFSAQLNAIRSGKMLSRKNAVSRVSDLMERRGNADLCIKTATHLRKRANSPMLEAELDGAIGKLWRDRADGKADPEKAMALMKSSAESGIEWAQTEYLGMLRASGNYEETLEAAIRYASLGNGEAIGFVGRAYKNGEGVGKDKAIAEKWLEEASVRDVKWAVLEYMQLLWEEDADILVEKAQRFANHSGIAMGYLGRAYRYGKGTKKDLAKARECLSKAAEMKVPWAERELRSLDANMAKAQETKSKRRDGTGGK; this is translated from the coding sequence ATGACCGATGACATCTCCAAAGGTCCGGCCGTGCCGGAAAGGAAACCGCCATTCGACGTGCTGGGCGTATGCATAGGGCGCGACGTGTTCGGAGTGGCCAACTGCAACGAATATGAGATAAGGAAATACACCCGCCCATCGCTCCCCAGCTTCGCGGACGACGAGCGCGTAAAAGAGAGCGAGCGCCTGGGAGACGACGACGTCAAAGGCAAGACCAGATATCTCCGCCGCCGCAAGCTGGACGACCTCAACAGAACTTGCGAGGAAGGCCTCTGGGAATCCGGTTCCGAATGGCTTCTTCTGGAGATCAGAACTGTCTCCTACGAATACTGGGAGGCCAGATACGGCGGGAAAACGCACTATTTCCTAGGAAACACCACTACCGAGGAGGAGATGCGCAAGGCCGTCGAAAAGAGGGGCTTGGAATTGGAGTCTCTCCGCAAAGTCAAGATCGATGACATCCCGGGGACATCGGAGATGGTGGATGCCGCCTGCGATTTCATAAGGAAGAGATACGGAAACAACGTGATCCTCCTCCAACAGAAGGAGGCCCTATGGCGCATGGACCGCTTCGGGAACGTGGCCCTGAACCGCACCTTGGAAGCGGAATCGATGAACAGCACCATCGACAAGTTCACAAGGATGATCCTCAGAAACCTCGGCTGCCATTTCATCCGCATACCTTCCGACATCATAAGCGATGCCTGGCAGAGGTGGGGAGATACGCCCGCCCACTACATCCAAGAATACTACGATTACGCTTATGCGTGCGTAGACGACATCGTTAGCGGGATCCCCAATCTGGATAGGTCGCTGGAACGCAGGTTCATGGAATTCAGCGCCCAACTGAACGCGATACGCTCCGGGAAGATGCTGTCGAGAAAGAACGCCGTCAGCCGTGTGTCCGATCTTATGGAAAGAAGGGGCAACGCGGACCTCTGCATAAAAACAGCGACTCACCTCAGAAAAAGAGCCAACAGCCCTATGCTGGAAGCGGAGCTCGACGGCGCCATAGGAAAGCTGTGGCGCGACAGGGCTGATGGGAAGGCAGACCCGGAAAAGGCGATGGCTCTCATGAAATCGTCCGCGGAAAGCGGGATAGAATGGGCGCAGACCGAATATCTGGGCATGCTGAGAGCATCCGGGAACTATGAAGAGACTCTGGAGGCTGCCATAAGGTATGCTTCCCTAGGCAACGGCGAGGCCATCGGGTTCGTCGGGAGGGCCTACAAGAACGGCGAAGGCGTCGGCAAGGACAAGGCGATTGCTGAGAAGTGGCTGGAAGAGGCGTCCGTCAGGGACGTGAAATGGGCCGTCCTGGAGTACATGCAGCTCCTTTGGGAAGAGGACGCCGACATACTCGTCGAGAAAGCCCAGAGATTCGCGAACCACAGCGGAATCGCAATGGGATACCTCGGCAGGGCATACCGCTACGGCAAAGGCACGAAGAAAGACCTGGCCAAGGCGAGGGAATGCCTGTCTAAGGCAGCGGAGATGAAAGTTCCTTGGGCCGAGAGAGAGCTGAGAAGTCTGGATGCGAATATGGCGAAAGCGCAGGAAACCAAGAGCAAACGCAGGGATGGAACGGGCGGGAAATGA